AAGCGTGCCGTCTGCACGCGATCCTCGACCGAGTCGGTTCGCTCGATTACGACCTGCTCGCCGTACTGGGCTGCGGTTCCCTGGATCATGCCGTGGGCCAGCGCAGCCATGCACCGGCGCGACGAATAGGTGATGAGGACCCGATTGGGGCCCACTGGCTCGACCTCGAATCGGGGAGGGTCGGCTCCCTCGTAGAGCTTGCGAACCTCTTCGTGGACCAGGCCGTCGAGGGTCTGGATGAACTCGATGGTGTTGTCGTGCTCGAAGAACTGGGGGTAACGGTCGGCCAAAGTCGGCACCACGTTCTCGCCGACCCACACCAGGGTCTCCTCGAGGGTGATCCCGAGGTGGTCGGCTGCCGCCTGCGAGATGGCAACGAGCTCGGATGCCGGGTAGTCGCCCAGAGCCGAATACACACCTGCAACACCGGAGGCATCGAGGAGGTCTTCCCAGACCTCGGCTCCCAGCGCCTCGGTGACGGCGAGTTCGGTGATGTTGAAGATGATCCCTTTCACACAACCTCCCACTGCCGGCCCGTCCGCGGGACCGATCGCTGTCAGCGAGGTCCCATCGGCAGGCGT
Above is a genomic segment from Acidimicrobiales bacterium containing:
- a CDS encoding heme NO-binding domain-containing protein, whose amino-acid sequence is MKGIIFNITELAVTEALGAEVWEDLLDASGVAGVYSALGDYPASELVAISQAAADHLGITLEETLVWVGENVVPTLADRYPQFFEHDNTIEFIQTLDGLVHEEVRKLYEGADPPRFEVEPVGPNRVLITYSSRRCMAALAHGMIQGTAAQYGEQVVIERTDSVEDRVQTARFLCTFSREVKAHPAGTEPSEAIG